A genome region from Nocardia sp. NBC_00565 includes the following:
- a CDS encoding HEAT repeat domain-containing protein: MDLQTAAAALADTSLRDEAVEAIVAAGAYVIEPLLDHLVDPDSWIDRSGGIAVLRRFGPVGYRALIVQLAIAQTPDAVELCCQALGIAAASDTSDCALEICSEDPRVRADSAFVLGYRRRREYAPLLVPLLADPVQRVREEAIGAFGRLGRSAVPLLRRVRSSRVPERRNALAALTQIGWDTPEPRDLTVLARLMQAKIAADVPEPFVPQDGWYAIKTTDRAAVLDAFELSDPVAVTWSMGTDTWRCHDARHSRTAYAEHADCARMYVSPVLDGWTLVFGTSVAAGELDRHDHELDRLLDIDGDYTRDGREHQQRQARCAALSERFGHAHWYGQNYESGCDDWRGWCLAAHGQVLRYYYRDCNEHADPIRVGSGHTTETGLPVDSTAIEDRSDRNGLRQATIADTVTPMLIAGRSSVDPSRIGANTRTHGHDVLALTACGRRLGHRGAFSM, from the coding sequence ATGGACTTACAAACCGCGGCAGCAGCGCTCGCCGATACGTCTCTGCGAGACGAGGCAGTGGAGGCGATTGTGGCCGCGGGTGCTTATGTGATCGAGCCGTTGCTGGACCATCTGGTCGATCCGGATTCGTGGATCGACCGCTCGGGCGGTATCGCGGTGCTGCGGCGGTTCGGACCTGTCGGCTACCGTGCGCTGATCGTGCAACTCGCGATCGCGCAGACCCCGGACGCCGTCGAGTTGTGCTGTCAGGCACTGGGGATTGCGGCAGCTTCGGATACCTCGGATTGTGCGCTCGAAATATGCAGCGAGGATCCCCGCGTACGAGCTGACAGCGCTTTCGTGCTCGGCTACCGCCGCCGTCGTGAGTACGCGCCCTTGCTGGTACCGCTGTTGGCGGATCCGGTGCAGCGGGTGCGTGAGGAGGCAATCGGCGCGTTCGGTCGCCTGGGTCGTTCCGCGGTGCCGTTGTTGCGTCGGGTCAGAAGCTCTCGGGTGCCCGAGCGGCGGAACGCACTAGCGGCGCTCACCCAGATCGGCTGGGACACGCCAGAACCACGCGACCTTACGGTGCTGGCCCGGCTGATGCAGGCCAAGATCGCGGCAGATGTTCCCGAACCCTTTGTCCCGCAAGATGGTTGGTATGCCATCAAAACCACCGACCGGGCGGCGGTACTGGATGCGTTCGAGCTGTCCGATCCGGTCGCGGTGACCTGGTCGATGGGCACCGACACTTGGCGGTGCCACGACGCGAGACACAGCCGCACCGCTTACGCCGAGCACGCCGATTGCGCTCGGATGTATGTGAGTCCGGTGCTCGACGGGTGGACCTTGGTGTTCGGAACATCCGTTGCCGCTGGGGAACTCGATCGCCACGATCACGAGTTGGACCGGCTGCTCGACATCGATGGCGACTACACCCGGGACGGCCGCGAACATCAGCAGCGGCAAGCCCGCTGCGCAGCGCTGAGCGAGCGGTTCGGGCACGCACACTGGTACGGCCAGAACTACGAAAGCGGCTGCGACGACTGGCGGGGATGGTGCCTGGCAGCCCACGGACAGGTGCTGCGCTACTACTACCGTGACTGCAACGAGCATGCCGACCCGATTCGGGTCGGCTCGGGACATACGACAGAGACCGGCCTGCCGGTCGATTCGACCGCGATCGAAGACCGATCGGACCGCAACGGGTTGCGGCAGGCCACGATTGCCGACACGGTAACACCGATGCTCATTGCCGGACGGTCCTCGGTCGATCCGTCGCGGATCGGCGCGAACACCCGTACGCACGGGCATGACGTGCTGGCACTGACCGCTTGCGGGCGGCGCCTGGGACACCGCGGCGCCTTCAGCATGTGA
- a CDS encoding DUF397 domain-containing protein — translation MNTEWFKSSYSKQGGDCVEVAFLDHGMVGMRDSKNPTGPALVFAPGEWDAFTAGVADGEFDRRA, via the coding sequence GTGAACACCGAGTGGTTCAAGAGTAGCTACAGCAAGCAAGGGGGGGACTGCGTCGAAGTCGCCTTCCTTGACCACGGGATGGTCGGAATGCGCGACAGCAAGAACCCGACCGGCCCGGCGTTGGTCTTCGCGCCCGGCGAGTGGGATGCCTTCACTGCGGGCGTCGCGGACGGAGAGTTCGACCGCCGCGCCTGA
- a CDS encoding Scr1 family TA system antitoxin-like transcriptional regulator has protein sequence MPAQPAAPSVPRRQVARILSKLHRESGLYIKDVAEQVNLHHVTVTKMLKGQPCKLKPIYIDKLCDIYHATPETRMTLKAIAAEAESARGWWYDFNDVVSPDKLDVYITLEGTATAVSIYQNARIPGLLQTEGYARGLLRTSPDLTPEEVERHVQVRMRRQAVLTESKPRLDAILDESVIRRLLSDSQLAAGQLHRIAEVSRLPNVSVRLVPFDTGIYRGTEEGHFIILDFAGTAGLEPEPSVAFVEGGAGGGNLYLQKPEQVARYRRSWVDIERSTLSAAKTRAYLSKIAKELPR, from the coding sequence ATGCCCGCACAGCCTGCCGCCCCATCCGTGCCTCGTCGTCAGGTGGCGCGCATCCTGTCGAAGCTGCATCGAGAGTCCGGGCTTTACATCAAAGACGTTGCGGAACAGGTCAACCTGCACCACGTCACCGTGACGAAGATGCTCAAGGGGCAGCCGTGCAAGCTCAAGCCGATCTACATCGACAAACTCTGCGATATCTACCATGCAACACCTGAGACCCGGATGACGCTGAAAGCCATTGCCGCAGAAGCAGAATCAGCTCGGGGCTGGTGGTATGACTTCAATGATGTCGTTTCGCCCGACAAGCTCGATGTCTACATCACCCTCGAAGGCACCGCCACCGCTGTCTCGATATACCAGAACGCCCGCATCCCAGGTTTGCTGCAAACCGAGGGCTACGCCCGCGGCCTGCTCCGCACGAGCCCCGACCTGACGCCGGAGGAGGTCGAGCGTCACGTCCAGGTCCGGATGCGCCGACAAGCGGTTCTCACCGAATCCAAGCCGAGGTTGGACGCGATACTTGACGAAAGCGTGATCCGCCGCTTGCTCAGCGACTCCCAACTCGCCGCCGGCCAACTGCATCGCATCGCCGAGGTTTCCAGGCTGCCCAACGTCAGTGTCCGGCTCGTGCCCTTCGACACCGGCATCTATCGCGGCACCGAGGAAGGCCACTTCATCATCCTCGACTTCGCGGGGACAGCCGGTCTCGAACCCGAACCTTCGGTTGCGTTCGTCGAAGGTGGGGCCGGGGGCGGCAACCTGTATCTGCAGAAGCCTGAACAGGTGGCACGGTATCGTCGATCCTGGGTCGACATAGAGCGGTCCACGTTGAGCGCGGCCAAGACCCGCGCTTACCTGTCCAAGATCGCGAAGGAGTTACCTCGGTGA
- a CDS encoding type II toxin-antitoxin system VapC family toxin: MNEPATPQHILLDTSVLIDYPEVHSALPEDAEAAISAISLAELAAGLHSTKDPVRQAQRQLQFQWVVKSFDPLAFDAETAHVYGSLAFLVEQIGTKPRGRVADLQIAAAAVQHALPLYTRNPDDFKGLGPLLNVVTV; this comes from the coding sequence GTGAATGAACCCGCGACGCCCCAACACATACTGCTCGACACATCGGTACTCATCGATTATCCAGAAGTCCATTCAGCGTTGCCCGAGGACGCGGAAGCGGCCATCAGCGCCATCAGCCTGGCCGAACTCGCGGCCGGACTACATTCCACGAAAGATCCGGTGCGGCAAGCCCAACGTCAACTCCAGTTCCAGTGGGTTGTGAAATCCTTCGACCCCCTCGCATTCGACGCCGAGACGGCCCACGTATACGGGTCGCTCGCTTTCCTCGTCGAGCAGATCGGAACTAAACCTCGAGGCAGAGTGGCCGACCTTCAGATCGCTGCGGCAGCAGTCCAGCATGCCCTACCGCTGTATACCCGCAACCCCGATGATTTCAAAGGGCTCGGCCCCCTGCTGAACGTCGTCACGGTTTAG
- a CDS encoding type II toxin-antitoxin system Phd/YefM family antitoxin — protein MKTIQQRDLRNDSRKVLAAVEAGESFTVTRDGKPVAELKPLTRRTFVPIAELARTSAHLPRVNYTEWRADMDAMIDQEILGRE, from the coding sequence ATGAAAACGATCCAGCAACGCGACCTGCGCAACGACAGCCGCAAAGTCCTCGCTGCGGTCGAAGCCGGCGAGAGCTTCACGGTCACCCGCGACGGCAAACCGGTCGCCGAACTCAAGCCACTGACACGGCGAACCTTCGTGCCCATCGCCGAACTCGCCCGCACCAGTGCCCACCTGCCGCGCGTCAACTACACCGAGTGGCGTGCCGACATGGACGCGATGATCGACCAGGAGATCCTTGGCCGTGAATGA